A window from Drosophila kikkawai strain 14028-0561.14 chromosome 2L, DkikHiC1v2, whole genome shotgun sequence encodes these proteins:
- the eys gene encoding protein eyes shut isoform X3, with amino-acid sequence MFFLLPANKVWETRTAEICCQLCVCRFDRQGPLCELPIVIRNAAFSGDSYVSHRIYKDIGQHESLDAVLPMHIQLKVRTRATNGLIMLAAAQGTKGGHYMALFLQKGLMQFQFSCGLQTMLLSELETPVNTGHEITIRAELDFSRNYTHCNASLLVNDTLAMSGDQPTWLKLLPSRLHTPEAILNTWLHLGGAPQAPIGLIIELPPAQSGTGFTGCLHTLRINGQAREIFGDALDGFGITECGSLACLSSPCRNGAACIKIESNELDENGEKAEKWKCKCPTGYMGPTCEISVCEDNPCQYGGTCVQFPGSGYLCLCPLGKHGHYCEHNLEVALPSFSGSVNGLSSFVAYTVPIPLEYSIELSFKILPQTMSQISLLAFLGQSGYHDEKSDHLAVSFIQGYIMLTWNLGAGPRRIFTQKPIDFRLDAPRVPYEIKVGRIGRQAWLSVDGKFNITGRSPGSVSRMDVLPILYLGGHEIANFNTLPHDLPLHSGFQGCIYDVQLKAGQVTVPLQETRGVRGRGVGQCGTRECHRHACQHDGACLQHGATFTCICQEGWYGPLCAQPTNPCDSFNNKCYEDSTCVPLVNGYECDCPVGRTGKNCEEEIRSLSDVSLTGRRSYLAVRWPYLYDGGDKMGAKRSQMVSYRNFTKKLMPPKPITTPSSHFVMKLLNEVEKQRSFSPVPLMGSKTFEEHHRVQFFFIEFQLRPLSERGLLLYFGTLNNNQDKKIGFVSLSLQGGVVEFRISGPSNHVTVVRSVRMLAIGEWHKIKMAQRGRWLTLWVEGSASSALAPSAEVLVEPDSLLYIGGLKDVSKLPHNAISGFPIPFRGCVRGLVVSGTRIVLNETNIVESRNIRDCDGTACGGDSCESGGHCWLDEKLQPHCICPEYAKGDRCEYSETCKLIPCKNNGRCLRSGRCSCPNGWGGFYCEIAMSKPTTPSFRGNSYLILPPPRIPMKDKRRGPSLYVRPREAIQVTLNFSTIEPDGLLLWSEHERSKFLGLGLEAGHLKLASNLLGSSNDTVKAPASGFIADGAWHWTSVLLDRSRLELQLDGEVIFTERLPENGRNPSPSSTTTRTTSAGRRKSSSKEPTISYEDVFYLGGFPNLDSVSRRTQGRFFEPFKGCLQDIQFGAEPKAIISDFSAYQGENIGSCDLHGDEPLIV; translated from the exons atgttttttcttttgccgGCAAACAAAGTGTGGGAAACCAGAACAGCGGAAATTTGTTGCCAGCTG TGCGTTTGCCGCTTCGACCGGCAGGGTCCGCTCTGCGAGCTGCCCATTGTCATCCGGAACGCCGCCTTCTCCGGCGACTCGTACGTGTCGCACCGCATCTACAAGGACATCGGGCAGCACGAGTCCCTAGATGCCGTCCTGCCAATGCACATCCAACTGAAGGTGCGGACGCGGGCCACCAACGGTCTGATCATGCTGGCAGCCGCCCAGGGAACAAAGGGCGGCCATTACATGGCCCTGTTCCTCCAAAAAGGACTGATGCAGTTCCAGTTCTCCTGCGGACTGCAGACGATGCTGCTGAGCGAGCTGGAAACGCCGGTCAACACGGGCCACGAAATTACCATTCGCGCTGA ATTGGACTTCAGCCGGAATTACACACACTGCAACGCCTCGCTGCTGGTGAACGACACGCTGGCCATGTCCGGGGATCAGCCCACCTGGCTAAAGCTTCTGCCTTCGCGGCTCCACACCCCGGAGGCGATACTGAACACCTGGCTCCATCTGGGCGGTGCGCCCCAGGCGCCGATTGGCCTGATTATCGAGCTGCCGCCGGCCCAGAGCGGCACGGGCTTCACTGGCTGCCTCCATACGCTGCGGATCAATGGACAGGCTCGCGAGATATTTGG CGATGCCCTGGATGGCTTTGGCATCACGGAATGCGGCTCTCTAGCCTGTCTGTCCAGTCCCTGTCGCAATGGCGCTGCCTGCATCAAGATCGAATCAAATGAGCTGGACGAGAATGGTGAGAAGGCCGAGAAGTGGAAGTGCAAGTGCCCCACCGGCTATATGGGACCCACCTGCGAGATATCCGTGTGCGAGGATAATCCCTGCCAGTACGGTGGAACCTGCGTGCAGTTCCCAGGAAGCGGCTACCTATGTCTGTGTCCGCTGGGCAAACACGGTCACTACTGCGAGCACA atCTCGAGGTGGCCCTGCCCTCCTTCTCAGGCAGCGTAAATGGCCTCTCCTCGTTCGTGGCCTATACCGTGCCCATTCCGCTGGAGTACTCCATAGAACTGAGCTTTAAGATCCTGCCGCAGACTATGTCACAGATCTCCCTGCTGGCCTTCCTGGGACAGTCGGGTTACCACGATGAGAAGAGCGATCACCTCGCGGTGAGCTTCATCCAGGGCTACATCATGCTCACCTGGAATCTGGGAGCAGGACCACGTCGTATTTTCACCCAAAAACCCATTGACTTCCGGCTGGACGCTCCCCGGGTTCCCTACGAGATTAAAGTGGGTAGGATTGGTCGCCAGGCCTGGCTATCGGTGGATGGAAAGTTCAATATAACTGGCCGATCGCCGGGAAGTGTTAGCCGCATGGATGTGCTGCCGATTTTGTATCTGGGCGGTCACGAGATAGCCAACTTTAACACGCTACCCCACGATCTGCCGCTGCACTCGGGATTCCAGGGATGCATCTACGATGTCCAGCTGAAAGCAGGCCAGGTTACCGTACCCCTGCAGGAGACGCGGGGGGTCAGGGGACGCGGTGTGGGTCAATGTGGCACCAGGGAATGCCATCGGCATGCCTGCCAGCATGACGGCGCCTGTCTACAGCACGGAGCAACCTTTAC ATGCATCTGCCAGGAGGGCTGGTACGGGCCGCTGTGTGCCCAGCCCACGAATCCCTGCGACTCCTTCAACAACAAGTGCTACGAGGACTCCACCTGCGTGCCTCTGGTCAATGGCTATGAATGCGATTGTCCTGTGGGACGAACAGGCAAAAACTGCGAAGAGG AAATACGTTCCCTTAGCGATGTATCCCTCACCGGAAGACGTTCGTATCTGGCGGTTCGTTGGCCCTATCTCTACGATGGCGGCGATAAAATGGGTGCAAAACGTTCCCAGATGGTCAGCTATAGGAACTTTACCAAGAAGCTAATGCCCCCGAAACCGATAACCACACCCAGCAGCCACTTTGTGATGAAGCTGCTCAATGAGGTGGAAAAACAACGCAGCTTCTCGCCCGTTCCCCTGATGGGTTCGAAGACCTTCGAAGAGCACCATCGTGTGCAGTTCTTCTTCATCGAGTTCCAACTGCGTCCGCTATCGGAACGGGGATTGCTCTTGTACTTTGGCACCCTGAACAATAACCAGGACAAGAAGATCGGCTTTGTATCGCTCTCGCTGCAGGGCGGCGTGGTGGAGTTCCGGATTTCGGGACCCAGCAACCATGTCACCGTGGTGCGCAGTGTGCGAATGTTGGCCATCGGCGAGTGGCACAAGATTAAGATGGCGCAGCGTGGTCGCTGGCTGACTCTGTGGGTGGAGGGAAGCGCCTCGTCGGCTTTGGCTCCCTCGGCAGAGGTCCTGGTTGAACCGGACTCGCTGCTTTACATTGGCGGACTGAAGGATGTGTCCAAGCTGCCGCACAATGCCATCTCCGGATTCCCCATACCGTTCAGGGGCTGTGTCCGGGGCTTGGTGGTGAGTGGAACTCGCATTGTGCTCAACGAGACCAACATTGTGG AATCGCGTAACATTCGAGACTGTGATGGCACTGCCTGTGGCGGGGACTCTTGCGAGTCCGGCGGACACTGTTGGCTGGACGAGAAGCTGCAGCCGCACTGCATCTGCCCGGAATATGCCAAGGGCGATCGCTGTGAATATTCGGAAACCTGCAAGCTGATACCCTGCAAAAACAATGGAAGATGTCTGCGCAGCGGACGCTGCTCGTGTCCCAATGGCTGGGGTGGCTTCTACTGCGAGATTG ccaTGAGCAAGCCAACGACGCCGAGCTTCCGTGGCAACAGTTACCTGATCTTGCCGCCGCCTCGGATTCCGATGAAAGACAAGCGGCGCGGCCCCTCGCTCTATGTCCGCCCCCGCGAAGCCATCCAAGTCACGCTGAACTTCTCCACCATCGAGCCGGACGGCCTGCTCCTGTGGAGCGAGCACGAGCGCAGCAAGTTCCTTGGCCTGGGACTGGAGGCGGGTCACCTGAAGTTGGCCAGTAATTTGCTGGGAAGCTCTAATGACACCGTAAAGGCACCGGCCAGCGGTTTCATCGCCGACGGCGCCTGGCACTGGACCAGTGTCCTGCTGGATCGCTCACGGCTAGAGCTCCAGCTGGACGGGGAGGTGATCTTCACGGAGCGATTGCCCGAAAACGGCCGAAACCCAAGCCCATCATCAACCACGACCAGAACCACATCGGCGGGCAGGCGCAAGAGTTCGAGCAAAGAGCCAACAATTAGCTACGAGGATGTCTTCTACTTGG GAGGATTCCCCAACTTGGACTCGGTAAGCAGGCGGACGCAGGGTCGCTTTTTCGAGCCCTTTAAGGGATGCCTGCAGGACATTCAGTTCGGCGCCGAGCCGAAAGCGATTATCAGCGATTTCTCGGCGTACCAGGGGGAAAATATCGGATCCTGTGATCTGCACGGTGACGAGCCGCTAATTGTATAG
- the eys gene encoding protein eyes shut isoform X2 — MINGHWIDTQTMAQPPQNRRDTGRRCPPLGQSQRESDEDEVLVTSRATTPLTANGATTTRLVAVQPKDMQRNHLLKMPTATIEKPTITATKSSSAEAAAAAAAASSSAVRVPRRALRILAQSLLLPALILGVLVGSSQAGFACLSNPCVFGVCIDGLNSSYSCYCIDGYTGIQCQTNWDECWSGPCQNGGTCVDGVAYYNCTCPEGFSGSSCEQNVDECMSNPCQNGGLCRDRTNGYTCTCQPGYLGDHCEQDVAVCDTGTGARCQHGGECIEGPGLEFTCDCPAGWHGRICQEEINECASSPCQNGGVCVDKLAAYACACPMGYTGINCEEEILICADNPCQNNALCLMEEGVPTCYCVPDYHGEKCEYQYDECQLGPRCMNGGVCIDGVDTFSCSCPPLLTGMLCECLMVSEESLDCNYTAPATPPPTRRTTTTSTVAPPTVRPVTPPETTVPPRVSEEVELPVVTTAAPVAAPEVVTSAGSSSSEETVSVEIKAPTLAPPESDSHSISVEHTTVAQPAPRPQPAPESESETEEEIIPGTTAATLAVSKSSSSSEESPSIYTTLPPLPGQPKTTSSAESSGEVVTSEEYTTVPHFDVSGSKSESGSVEITTVRPTAPPSITIAVDYATSSSSSSSESVESVVTTPTPTFVQRVTTIAATISVDYATPTPYYPPETTTPRVIPVPRPTFSPEPPLDVVETTASTQHLWTEVPTTAAPFFTEYPAEVLITTHRTSAGRFTTVQPPVQVSTLSPAEESSIELTTPYTPHIVVTILDANATIPSLITTTGMPTTHHHHHYHHHDHEGTTLNPLEEDEHHHHHHHHHHEHEVVPTTPMPVEITTGLPLQTEDLIGVQQPAPVTTAEPYAPPETTVVPLTPLTTPAPPATVAPAAPPATLAPPETPATPATLPPATEPPTAAPTPPPTVLPTLPPVTLPPATQPPPTIPPTIPPTIPPTPPSTQSAQTLPPPTMPINVYTTPEGPAPTTTSAAQTKPPVTESSEEVEGSNTVATGGGRGAGGVPEEKSGDVDCIKLGCYNGGTCVTTSEGSRCVCRFDRQGPLCELPIVIRNAAFSGDSYVSHRIYKDIGQHESLDAVLPMHIQLKVRTRATNGLIMLAAAQGTKGGHYMALFLQKGLMQFQFSCGLQTMLLSELETPVNTGHEITIRAELDFSRNYTHCNASLLVNDTLAMSGDQPTWLKLLPSRLHTPEAILNTWLHLGGAPQAPIGLIIELPPAQSGTGFTGCLHTLRINGQAREIFGDALDGFGITECGSLACLSSPCRNGAACIKIESNELDENGEKAEKWKCKCPTGYMGPTCEISVCEDNPCQYGGTCVQFPGSGYLCLCPLGKHGHYCEHNLEVALPSFSGSVNGLSSFVAYTVPIPLEYSIELSFKILPQTMSQISLLAFLGQSGYHDEKSDHLAVSFIQGYIMLTWNLGAGPRRIFTQKPIDFRLDAPRVPYEIKVGRIGRQAWLSVDGKFNITGRSPGSVSRMDVLPILYLGGHEIANFNTLPHDLPLHSGFQGCIYDVQLKAGQVTVPLQETRGVRGRGVGQCGTRECHRHACQHDGACLQHGATFTCICQEGWYGPLCAQPTNPCDSFNNKCYEDSTCVPLVNGYECDCPVGRTGKNCEEEIRSLSDVSLTGRRSYLAVRWPYLYDGGDKMGAKRSQMVSYRNFTKKLMPPKPITTPSSHFVMKLLNEVEKQRSFSPVPLMGSKTFEEHHRVQFFFIEFQLRPLSERGLLLYFGTLNNNQDKKIGFVSLSLQGGVVEFRISGPSNHVTVVRSVRMLAIGEWHKIKMAQRGRWLTLWVEGSASSALAPSAEVLVEPDSLLYIGGLKDVSKLPHNAISGFPIPFRGCVRGLVVSGTRIVLNETNIVESRNIRDCDGTACGGDSCESGGHCWLDEKLQPHCICPEYAKGDRCEYSETCKLIPCKNNGRCLRSGRCSCPNGWGGFYCEIAMSKPTTPSFRGNSYLILPPPRIPMKDKRRGPSLYVRPREAIQVTLNFSTIEPDGLLLWSEHERSKFLGLGLEAGHLKLASNLLGSSNDTVKAPASGFIADGAWHWTSVLLDRSRLELQLDGEVIFTERLPENGRNPSPSSTTTRTTSAGRRKSSSKEPTISYEDVFYLGGFPNLDSVSRRTQGRFFEPFKGCLQDIQFGAEPKAIISDFSAYQGENIGSCDLHGDEPLIV; from the exons GATCCAGCTGCGAACAGAACGTCGACGAGTGCATGTCGAATCCCTGCCAGAACGGCGGACTTTGTCGGGACAGGACTAATGGCTACACCTGCACCTGCCAGCCGGGCTACCTGGGGGATCACTGTGAGCAGGATGTGGCCGTCTGCGACACAG GAACTGGAGCACGTTGCCAGCATGGCGGTGAGTGCATTGAAGGTCCTGGGCTGGAGTTCACCTGCGATTGCCCGGCGGGCTGGCATGGAAGGATCTGCCAGGAGGAGATCAACGAGTGCGCCTCGTCGCCATGTCAGAACGGCGGCGTTTGTGTTGACAAGTTGGCGGCCTATGCCTGTGCCTGTCCCATGGGCTACACGGGCATCAATTGCGAGGAGGAGATCCTCATCTGTGCCGACAATCCGTGCCAGAACAACGCCCTCTGCCTCATGGAGGAGGGAGTGCCCACGTGCTATTGTGTTCCGGATTACCACGGCGAAAAGTGCGAGTACCAGTACGACGAGTGCCAGTTGGGTCCGCGCTGCATGAACGGTGGCGTTTGCATCGACGGAGTGGACACCTTCTCGTGTTCCTGTCCTCCGCTGCTGACAGGAATGCTCTGCGAGTGTTTGATGGTGAGCGAAGAGTCCTTGGACTGTAATTACACGGCTCCGGCTACTCCGCCGCCAACGAGGAGAACCACCACTACATCCACGGTGGCACCGCCCACAGTTAGGCCTGTGACGCCGCCAGAGACCACTGTTCCCCCGAGAGTTTCTGAAGAAGTTGAGCTGCCAGTTGTTACTACGGCAGCACCAGTTGCAGCACCAGAGGTAGTGACCTCGGCGGGATCCTCTTCCTCAGAGGAGACGGTTTCTGTGGAAATCAAAGCTCCGACCTTGGCACCGCCAGAGAGCGATAGCCACAGCATATCCGTGGAGCACACTACAGTTGCACAACCCGCAC cGAGACCCCAACCTGCTCCGGAATCGGAGTCCGAGACCGAGGAGGAGATAATACCTGGAACCACAGCAGCTACACTGGCGGTTAGCAAATCCTCCAGCTCTTCCGAGGAATCACCGAGCATATATACAACGCTGCCGCCTTTGCCAGGTCAACCGAAAACCACATCCTCGGCGGAGAGTTCCGGTGAAGTGGTGACCTCCGAGGAGTACACCACCGTGCCACACTTCGACGTCAGTGGCAGTAAGAGTGAGAGCGGCAGCGTAGAGATCACCACAGTAAGACCAACAGCTCCACCCAGCATTACCATAGCAGTGGACTACGCCACttcctccagcagcagcagctcggaATCAGTGGAATCAGTGGTCACCACGCCGACACCCACTTTTGTGCAGAGGGTCACCACCATTGCCGCCACCATCTCCGTGGACtatgccacgcccacgccctaTTATCCCCCGGAAACCACTACGCCACGAGTGATTCCAGTGCCGAGACCCACATTTTCTCCCGAACCACCTTTGGATGTGGTGGAGACCACGGCTTCGACGCAGCATCTCTGGACAGAGGTGCCAACGACGGCGGCTCCCTTCTTTACGGAGTATCCAGCGGAAGTCCTGATCACCACGCATCGAACCAGTGCAGGCAGATTCACCACGGTGCAGCCACCTGTGCAGGTTTCTACCTTGTCTCCAGCAGAGGAGTCTTCCATAGAACTGACCACGCCGTATACACCCCACATAGTGGTGACCATATTGGATGCAAATGCCACGATACCATCGCTGATTACGACCACGGGAATGCCAACGacgcatcatcatcaccattaCCATCACCATGATCACGAGGGCACAACGCTGAATCCACTCGAGGAAGATGagcaccatcaccaccaccatcaccatcatcacgAGCATGAGGTGGTCCCCACCACTCCCATGCCAGTGGAAATAACCACGGGTCTGCCTCTGCAAACAGAGGACTTGATTGGAGTCCAGCAGCCTGCTCCAGTGACCACAGCAGAACCATATGCTCCTCCAGAGACTACAGTGGTTCCACTGACACCACTGACCACACCTGCTCCACCAGCAACAGTTGCTCCGGCGGCCCCACCAGCAACACTTGCTCCTCCCGAGACGCCAGCAACTCCGGCAACTCTTCCTCCAGCCACTGAACCTCCCACAGCGGCGCCAACACCTCCTCCAACTGTGCTGCCTACTTTGCCACCCGTAACCCTGCCCCCGGCTACTCAGCCACCACCCACGATACCACCCACGATACCACCCACGATACCACCCACTCCGCCCTCCACACAATCCGCACAAACTCTGCCGCCGCCTACAATGCCCATAAATGTTTACACCACTCCCGAAGGACCTGCGCCGACTACGACCTCTGCCGCCCAAACGAAGCCTCCGGTCACGGAGAGcagcgaggaggtggaggGCTCCAACACGGTGGCCACCGGCGGCGGCCGGGGAGCCGGTGGAGTTCCCGAGGAGAAGTCCGGCGATGTCGATTGCATCAAGCTGGGCTGCTACAATGGCGGAACCTGCGTTACCACTTCCGAGGGATCACGG TGCGTTTGCCGCTTCGACCGGCAGGGTCCGCTCTGCGAGCTGCCCATTGTCATCCGGAACGCCGCCTTCTCCGGCGACTCGTACGTGTCGCACCGCATCTACAAGGACATCGGGCAGCACGAGTCCCTAGATGCCGTCCTGCCAATGCACATCCAACTGAAGGTGCGGACGCGGGCCACCAACGGTCTGATCATGCTGGCAGCCGCCCAGGGAACAAAGGGCGGCCATTACATGGCCCTGTTCCTCCAAAAAGGACTGATGCAGTTCCAGTTCTCCTGCGGACTGCAGACGATGCTGCTGAGCGAGCTGGAAACGCCGGTCAACACGGGCCACGAAATTACCATTCGCGCTGA ATTGGACTTCAGCCGGAATTACACACACTGCAACGCCTCGCTGCTGGTGAACGACACGCTGGCCATGTCCGGGGATCAGCCCACCTGGCTAAAGCTTCTGCCTTCGCGGCTCCACACCCCGGAGGCGATACTGAACACCTGGCTCCATCTGGGCGGTGCGCCCCAGGCGCCGATTGGCCTGATTATCGAGCTGCCGCCGGCCCAGAGCGGCACGGGCTTCACTGGCTGCCTCCATACGCTGCGGATCAATGGACAGGCTCGCGAGATATTTGG CGATGCCCTGGATGGCTTTGGCATCACGGAATGCGGCTCTCTAGCCTGTCTGTCCAGTCCCTGTCGCAATGGCGCTGCCTGCATCAAGATCGAATCAAATGAGCTGGACGAGAATGGTGAGAAGGCCGAGAAGTGGAAGTGCAAGTGCCCCACCGGCTATATGGGACCCACCTGCGAGATATCCGTGTGCGAGGATAATCCCTGCCAGTACGGTGGAACCTGCGTGCAGTTCCCAGGAAGCGGCTACCTATGTCTGTGTCCGCTGGGCAAACACGGTCACTACTGCGAGCACA atCTCGAGGTGGCCCTGCCCTCCTTCTCAGGCAGCGTAAATGGCCTCTCCTCGTTCGTGGCCTATACCGTGCCCATTCCGCTGGAGTACTCCATAGAACTGAGCTTTAAGATCCTGCCGCAGACTATGTCACAGATCTCCCTGCTGGCCTTCCTGGGACAGTCGGGTTACCACGATGAGAAGAGCGATCACCTCGCGGTGAGCTTCATCCAGGGCTACATCATGCTCACCTGGAATCTGGGAGCAGGACCACGTCGTATTTTCACCCAAAAACCCATTGACTTCCGGCTGGACGCTCCCCGGGTTCCCTACGAGATTAAAGTGGGTAGGATTGGTCGCCAGGCCTGGCTATCGGTGGATGGAAAGTTCAATATAACTGGCCGATCGCCGGGAAGTGTTAGCCGCATGGATGTGCTGCCGATTTTGTATCTGGGCGGTCACGAGATAGCCAACTTTAACACGCTACCCCACGATCTGCCGCTGCACTCGGGATTCCAGGGATGCATCTACGATGTCCAGCTGAAAGCAGGCCAGGTTACCGTACCCCTGCAGGAGACGCGGGGGGTCAGGGGACGCGGTGTGGGTCAATGTGGCACCAGGGAATGCCATCGGCATGCCTGCCAGCATGACGGCGCCTGTCTACAGCACGGAGCAACCTTTAC ATGCATCTGCCAGGAGGGCTGGTACGGGCCGCTGTGTGCCCAGCCCACGAATCCCTGCGACTCCTTCAACAACAAGTGCTACGAGGACTCCACCTGCGTGCCTCTGGTCAATGGCTATGAATGCGATTGTCCTGTGGGACGAACAGGCAAAAACTGCGAAGAGG AAATACGTTCCCTTAGCGATGTATCCCTCACCGGAAGACGTTCGTATCTGGCGGTTCGTTGGCCCTATCTCTACGATGGCGGCGATAAAATGGGTGCAAAACGTTCCCAGATGGTCAGCTATAGGAACTTTACCAAGAAGCTAATGCCCCCGAAACCGATAACCACACCCAGCAGCCACTTTGTGATGAAGCTGCTCAATGAGGTGGAAAAACAACGCAGCTTCTCGCCCGTTCCCCTGATGGGTTCGAAGACCTTCGAAGAGCACCATCGTGTGCAGTTCTTCTTCATCGAGTTCCAACTGCGTCCGCTATCGGAACGGGGATTGCTCTTGTACTTTGGCACCCTGAACAATAACCAGGACAAGAAGATCGGCTTTGTATCGCTCTCGCTGCAGGGCGGCGTGGTGGAGTTCCGGATTTCGGGACCCAGCAACCATGTCACCGTGGTGCGCAGTGTGCGAATGTTGGCCATCGGCGAGTGGCACAAGATTAAGATGGCGCAGCGTGGTCGCTGGCTGACTCTGTGGGTGGAGGGAAGCGCCTCGTCGGCTTTGGCTCCCTCGGCAGAGGTCCTGGTTGAACCGGACTCGCTGCTTTACATTGGCGGACTGAAGGATGTGTCCAAGCTGCCGCACAATGCCATCTCCGGATTCCCCATACCGTTCAGGGGCTGTGTCCGGGGCTTGGTGGTGAGTGGAACTCGCATTGTGCTCAACGAGACCAACATTGTGG AATCGCGTAACATTCGAGACTGTGATGGCACTGCCTGTGGCGGGGACTCTTGCGAGTCCGGCGGACACTGTTGGCTGGACGAGAAGCTGCAGCCGCACTGCATCTGCCCGGAATATGCCAAGGGCGATCGCTGTGAATATTCGGAAACCTGCAAGCTGATACCCTGCAAAAACAATGGAAGATGTCTGCGCAGCGGACGCTGCTCGTGTCCCAATGGCTGGGGTGGCTTCTACTGCGAGATTG ccaTGAGCAAGCCAACGACGCCGAGCTTCCGTGGCAACAGTTACCTGATCTTGCCGCCGCCTCGGATTCCGATGAAAGACAAGCGGCGCGGCCCCTCGCTCTATGTCCGCCCCCGCGAAGCCATCCAAGTCACGCTGAACTTCTCCACCATCGAGCCGGACGGCCTGCTCCTGTGGAGCGAGCACGAGCGCAGCAAGTTCCTTGGCCTGGGACTGGAGGCGGGTCACCTGAAGTTGGCCAGTAATTTGCTGGGAAGCTCTAATGACACCGTAAAGGCACCGGCCAGCGGTTTCATCGCCGACGGCGCCTGGCACTGGACCAGTGTCCTGCTGGATCGCTCACGGCTAGAGCTCCAGCTGGACGGGGAGGTGATCTTCACGGAGCGATTGCCCGAAAACGGCCGAAACCCAAGCCCATCATCAACCACGACCAGAACCACATCGGCGGGCAGGCGCAAGAGTTCGAGCAAAGAGCCAACAATTAGCTACGAGGATGTCTTCTACTTGG GAGGATTCCCCAACTTGGACTCGGTAAGCAGGCGGACGCAGGGTCGCTTTTTCGAGCCCTTTAAGGGATGCCTGCAGGACATTCAGTTCGGCGCCGAGCCGAAAGCGATTATCAGCGATTTCTCGGCGTACCAGGGGGAAAATATCGGATCCTGTGATCTGCACGGTGACGAGCCGCTAATTGTATAG